From Candidatus Binatia bacterium, a single genomic window includes:
- the nusA gene encoding transcription termination factor NusA: protein MELPLGRVIEQVSKEKQIDRDVVIEAVESAMVQAARKMLGAERQIEAQYNQDIGEVELFEIKRVVDEVIDPLSEITLETARKSYDPEAEVGDEFLAKLPRSDFGRIGAQAAKQAIIQKVRDAEREIIYNEFKDRKGEIFSGIVQRFERKNIIVNLGRTDAILPEREQIPRERYRQGDRIRAYIYDVDLTAKGPQIILSRTHPNLLIELFRQEVPEIYESIVEVKAAVREPGGRAKIAVVSHDRDVDPVGACVGMRGTRVQAVVQELRGEKIDIIHWTEDPAEFVCRGLAPAKVAKIILDEDEHSMEVIVPDDQLSLAIGKKGQNVTLASRLTGWRLDVRGESEADEEVRQSRASLTGVPGVSDVTAELLMQHGFKSAEEISLSPVDALAEVEGLDAERAAAIIEAAIPHVAEVKVLEAEAAVRAEAEAIAKAEADALAKAEAEAEATRALEEGLALEGDPAADDSGVVLDDEAAPAADEAAVAAQETPPAEEATAAAEETPPAEGDKA, encoded by the coding sequence ATGGAGCTTCCGCTCGGCCGAGTCATCGAACAAGTCAGCAAAGAAAAGCAGATCGATCGCGATGTGGTCATCGAGGCCGTCGAGAGCGCGATGGTTCAGGCTGCGCGAAAGATGCTGGGCGCCGAACGCCAGATCGAAGCGCAGTACAACCAGGACATCGGCGAGGTCGAGCTCTTCGAGATCAAGCGCGTCGTCGACGAGGTGATCGATCCCCTTTCGGAGATCACCCTGGAGACCGCCCGCAAGAGCTACGACCCCGAAGCCGAGGTCGGCGATGAATTTCTCGCCAAGCTCCCCCGAAGCGACTTCGGTCGGATCGGCGCGCAGGCCGCAAAGCAGGCGATCATCCAGAAGGTCCGCGATGCCGAGCGCGAAATCATCTACAACGAGTTCAAGGACCGGAAGGGCGAGATCTTCTCCGGCATCGTTCAGCGCTTCGAGCGCAAGAACATCATCGTCAACCTGGGCCGCACGGATGCGATCCTGCCCGAGCGCGAGCAGATCCCGCGCGAACGCTACCGGCAGGGTGACCGGATTCGCGCTTACATCTACGACGTCGATCTAACGGCCAAGGGCCCGCAGATCATCCTGAGCCGCACACATCCGAACCTTCTGATTGAGCTGTTCCGTCAGGAAGTCCCGGAGATCTACGAGAGTATCGTCGAGGTGAAGGCCGCGGTTCGCGAGCCGGGCGGTCGCGCGAAGATCGCCGTCGTCTCCCACGATCGCGACGTCGACCCGGTCGGCGCCTGCGTCGGCATGCGCGGAACGCGCGTGCAGGCGGTCGTGCAGGAGCTGCGCGGCGAGAAGATCGACATCATCCACTGGACTGAAGACCCGGCTGAGTTCGTTTGCCGGGGGCTTGCGCCGGCCAAGGTCGCGAAGATCATCCTCGACGAGGACGAGCACTCGATGGAGGTCATCGTTCCCGATGACCAGCTGTCGCTCGCGATCGGCAAGAAAGGCCAGAACGTCACGTTGGCCTCGCGCCTGACCGGGTGGCGTCTCGACGTGCGCGGTGAGTCCGAGGCCGACGAGGAAGTGCGCCAGTCGCGAGCCTCGCTCACCGGTGTCCCGGGAGTCAGTGATGTTACAGCCGAGCTGCTGATGCAGCACGGCTTCAAGTCGGCGGAAGAGATCTCGCTGTCCCCGGTCGACGCACTGGCCGAGGTCGAGGGGCTAGACGCAGAGCGAGCAGCGGCCATCATCGAAGCCGCGATTCCGCACGTAGCGGAGGTCAAGGTGCTCGAAGCCGAGGCGGCGGTGCGAGCCGAAGCCGAGGCAATCGCGAAGGCGGAAGCCGATGCCCTCGCGAAGGCCGAAGCCGAGGCCGAGGCGACACGCGCGCTCGAGGAAGGGCTCGCCCTGGAAGGCGACCCGGCCGCGGACGACTCGGGCGTCGTCTTGGACGATGAGGCCGCACCAGCGGCCGACGAGGCGGCCGTGGCTGCACAAGAGACTCCGCCGGCCGAAGAGGCCACTGCGGCGGCCGAAGAGACCCCGCCGGCCGAAGGGGACAAGGCTTGA
- the rimP gene encoding ribosome maturation factor RimP — MSEQVPTAVAELARPVAEALGLELVDVEFAPGGGRNVLRLVLDREGGISVDHLAKVSRELSDLLDAHDTVPVEYTLECSSPGVNRSLKKPADFNRFCGKEVALRTTTAIEGAKRFAGLLVSAGEGGIEIDDRSHGRLSVPYGLIDDAHYEHDFARDLRGERD, encoded by the coding sequence TTGAGCGAACAGGTACCTACAGCGGTGGCGGAGCTCGCCCGACCGGTGGCCGAGGCCCTTGGCCTCGAGCTCGTCGACGTCGAGTTTGCGCCCGGCGGCGGACGGAACGTCCTTCGCCTCGTCCTCGATCGTGAGGGCGGCATCAGCGTCGACCACCTCGCCAAGGTGAGTCGCGAGCTGAGTGACCTGCTGGATGCGCACGACACCGTGCCCGTCGAATACACGCTCGAATGCTCTTCGCCGGGTGTGAATCGGTCGCTGAAGAAGCCGGCTGACTTCAACCGCTTCTGTGGCAAGGAAGTCGCCCTTCGGACCACGACGGCGATCGAGGGCGCGAAGAGATTCGCAGGCCTCTTGGTCTCCGCGGGAGAAGGGGGCATCGAGATCGATGACCGCTCCCATGGCCGACTTTCCGTCCCGTATGGGCTGATCGACGACGCCCACTACGAGCATGACTTCGCCCGGGACCTCCGGGGCGAGCGAGACTGA
- the greA gene encoding transcription elongation factor GreA produces MKELPIIVKLKEELGDLQVEMTQELPKRLEEARAHGDLRENAEYDAAKNRQGLVRARMAQIRERIGDLSVYDRARIPLDRASYGSRVTVEDADSGAEVEYHIVFPEEVERGTPTISISSPIGQALLNKAVGDEVVVHTPNGKKNIEILDLKTLHDLED; encoded by the coding sequence ATGAAAGAGCTACCGATCATCGTGAAGCTCAAGGAGGAGCTGGGAGATCTCCAGGTGGAGATGACCCAGGAACTCCCCAAGCGCCTCGAGGAGGCTCGCGCCCACGGAGACCTGCGGGAGAACGCGGAATACGACGCCGCGAAGAACCGGCAGGGCCTCGTCAGGGCCCGCATGGCTCAGATACGCGAACGGATCGGAGACCTCTCGGTCTACGATCGGGCGAGAATACCGCTCGACCGGGCTTCGTACGGGAGCCGGGTCACCGTCGAAGATGCCGACTCCGGGGCCGAGGTCGAGTACCACATCGTCTTCCCCGAGGAGGTCGAGCGCGGGACCCCGACGATTTCGATCAGCTCACCCATTGGACAGGCGCTGCTGAACAAGGCGGTCGGCGACGAGGTCGTCGTTCACACACCGAACGGCAAAAAGAACATCGAGATCCTCGACCTGAAGACCCTGCACGACCTCGAGGACTGA
- a CDS encoding phosphoribosyltransferase family protein, with protein MTWIVDVLLALLYPPSCVACDRDLLRAGPPRFCGACRASLGNVVDPCRHCAEPAAAPICDRCALDLPPFRRTLACSPYRDDSTLAAAIVRWKYDGAPEVGVALEREFAERTASAGLCYDLVVPVPLHRSKLRSRGFNQAALLARALTRLAPTTGRFAPDVLIRTSAASVQARLGRGARSRNARAAFRARRPVPGRTILLVDDVFTSGATAASCASALRDAGASLVDVAVLARTPRSGARP; from the coding sequence GTGACCTGGATCGTAGACGTTCTGCTGGCACTTCTCTACCCACCGAGCTGCGTGGCTTGCGACCGCGACCTGCTCCGCGCGGGCCCGCCGCGCTTCTGCGGCGCCTGCCGAGCGTCTCTCGGGAACGTCGTCGATCCCTGCCGGCACTGCGCCGAGCCGGCCGCAGCCCCCATTTGCGATCGCTGCGCGCTGGACTTGCCCCCCTTCCGCAGGACTCTCGCCTGCTCGCCTTACCGGGACGACTCGACCCTGGCGGCCGCGATTGTCCGGTGGAAGTACGACGGCGCGCCCGAGGTCGGCGTTGCGCTCGAGCGCGAGTTCGCCGAGCGGACAGCCTCTGCGGGCCTGTGCTACGACCTCGTCGTGCCGGTCCCGCTGCATCGCTCGAAGCTTAGAAGCCGGGGGTTCAACCAGGCAGCGCTCCTCGCCCGCGCACTCACGCGGCTCGCACCGACTACCGGCCGCTTCGCCCCCGACGTCCTCATTCGCACGAGCGCAGCATCGGTCCAAGCACGGCTGGGACGAGGCGCTCGAAGCCGGAACGCGCGTGCGGCCTTCCGCGCCCGACGGCCGGTCCCCGGAAGAACCATCCTCCTGGTCGACGACGTCTTCACGTCCGGCGCCACTGCCGCGTCCTGCGCCTCCGCTCTCCGCGACGCCGGAGCCAGCCTCGTCGACGTCGCGGTACTGGCACGCACCCCCCGCAGCGGCGCGCGGCCATGA
- a CDS encoding class I SAM-dependent methyltransferase, giving the protein MTERATWDRRYETADPPAPPSPFVVAQATALAAAGAPGRALDLACGAGRHVRLLADLGFSSVALDFSLAAVGRAASGPAFGVVADAGALPFRTGSFDLIVQTCFLDRALFPTLSALLRPGGVLIAETFALAQFEATGHPRREYCLGPGEFEHLCEAPETGLEITAASSADRGDEKKPRHLCAIAARRA; this is encoded by the coding sequence ATGACGGAGCGCGCTACCTGGGACCGCCGCTACGAGACCGCTGATCCGCCCGCGCCCCCGTCTCCGTTCGTCGTGGCGCAAGCGACGGCTCTGGCGGCTGCCGGAGCCCCCGGTCGAGCTCTCGACCTCGCCTGCGGCGCCGGCCGCCACGTGAGGTTACTGGCCGACTTGGGGTTCTCCTCGGTCGCGCTGGACTTCTCGCTAGCCGCCGTCGGGCGAGCGGCCAGCGGGCCCGCGTTCGGGGTGGTCGCCGATGCGGGCGCCCTCCCGTTTCGCACGGGTTCGTTCGATCTGATCGTCCAGACCTGCTTCCTCGACCGGGCGCTCTTCCCCACCTTGAGCGCCCTGCTCCGTCCTGGCGGCGTACTGATAGCCGAGACGTTCGCCCTCGCGCAGTTCGAGGCTACCGGCCACCCCCGGCGGGAGTATTGCCTCGGTCCGGGCGAATTCGAACATCTTTGCGAAGCGCCCGAGACAGGCCTCGAGATCACCGCTGCATCGAGTGCAGATCGCGGCGATGAAAAAAAGCCACGGCACCTCTGCGCAATCGCAGCCCGTCGGGCTTGA
- the purN gene encoding phosphoribosylglycinamide formyltransferase, whose protein sequence is MNLGILISGRGSNLKAILTAVAEHRLDATSRVVVSNRAGVGGLEYAQKRDIPTSVVPHGEFATRALFDEAVVEILRAHDVDTVALAGFDRLITPVLLDAFPGHVVNVHPALLPSFPGLHAQRQALEYGARVTGVTVHLVDEQMDHGPILAQAAVPVLDDDTEESLASRILEEEHRIYPLALQRLADGAIRVEGRRVLGGVPST, encoded by the coding sequence ATGAATCTCGGCATCCTCATATCGGGCCGCGGATCGAATCTCAAAGCGATTCTCACCGCGGTCGCCGAACATCGACTAGATGCCACTTCGCGCGTCGTGGTCAGTAACCGCGCCGGTGTGGGCGGTCTCGAGTATGCGCAGAAACGCGACATCCCAACGAGCGTCGTGCCGCACGGCGAGTTCGCGACGCGCGCGCTGTTCGACGAGGCCGTCGTTGAGATCCTTCGTGCGCACGATGTCGACACCGTCGCGCTCGCCGGCTTCGATCGACTCATCACACCGGTTCTCCTCGATGCCTTCCCGGGGCACGTCGTGAACGTGCACCCCGCTCTGCTTCCCTCGTTTCCAGGCCTTCATGCGCAGAGACAAGCCTTGGAGTACGGAGCGCGCGTGACCGGCGTCACCGTACACCTCGTGGACGAGCAGATGGACCACGGCCCCATCCTTGCGCAAGCAGCCGTGCCCGTACTCGACGACGACACTGAAGAGAGCCTCGCTTCGAGGATTCTCGAGGAGGAGCACAGAATCTATCCGCTCGCGCTTCAGCGCCTCGCCGACGGCGCTATCCGCGTTGAGGGCCGCCGGGTCTTGGGAGGCGTCCCATCGACGTAA
- a CDS encoding tetratricopeptide repeat protein yields MLELARTYSLVGNEARVEQFFLRCVELNPRRAALYHCQIGWHFQRKKRWARALSWYDRALETFQAYHLCLFRKGYCLERLHRPRAAVDAFKSADESYSASPPEQQERGRGIQIQVLFHLARNLREVGETERARAALDRCAHLDDRPGERVIRSEHRLASYGETYLRDENHQAAIRCLEEARGLDAGSSVIWERLGRAYERSDRLEDAEAALRRSTELPKGEVALVALGSFLRRAGRVTEAAQVLASALERHPRGEVQIRMEFAELQIALNRPRSALEELERLAGGRVPPGSTLAAAVESRIAEVLIQHGQLSRALPYLRSAAEQEAAGEVERARLDALLARIESPQGQPTATESVVDEPLPDELARVLGRERPRVEGRVASYFADRGFGFIAHGDGGETIFFHVSHCEIRDGEALAAGNEVSFVVGLNQRNRRPQAEKVRLRAAAQ; encoded by the coding sequence GTGCTCGAACTCGCGCGAACCTATTCGCTCGTCGGCAACGAGGCTCGGGTCGAGCAGTTCTTTCTTCGCTGCGTCGAGCTGAATCCGCGTCGCGCCGCGCTCTATCACTGTCAGATCGGCTGGCACTTCCAGCGCAAGAAGCGGTGGGCGCGCGCGCTCTCGTGGTACGACCGCGCGCTCGAGACCTTCCAGGCCTATCATCTCTGCCTGTTCCGCAAGGGCTACTGCCTCGAACGCCTCCACCGCCCCCGTGCTGCGGTCGATGCGTTCAAGTCCGCCGACGAGTCGTACTCAGCATCTCCACCGGAACAACAAGAGCGCGGCCGTGGGATTCAGATTCAGGTTCTCTTTCACCTGGCGCGCAACCTCCGCGAGGTCGGAGAAACCGAGCGGGCCCGCGCGGCGCTGGACCGCTGCGCCCACCTCGACGACCGGCCGGGCGAGCGTGTCATCCGTAGCGAGCACCGATTGGCGAGCTACGGCGAAACCTACCTGCGCGACGAGAATCACCAAGCCGCCATCCGCTGCCTCGAGGAGGCCCGCGGCCTCGACGCCGGCTCGTCCGTCATCTGGGAGCGGCTCGGCCGCGCGTATGAACGCAGCGATCGCCTCGAAGATGCCGAGGCCGCGCTTCGCCGATCGACAGAGCTCCCCAAGGGAGAGGTCGCGTTGGTCGCGCTCGGTTCGTTCCTGCGCCGCGCCGGCCGAGTGACCGAGGCTGCCCAGGTTCTGGCCAGCGCGCTCGAGCGTCACCCGCGAGGTGAAGTCCAGATCCGCATGGAGTTCGCCGAGCTCCAGATCGCACTCAACCGTCCGCGCTCGGCACTCGAAGAGCTCGAACGACTCGCCGGGGGACGCGTCCCTCCGGGGTCGACCCTGGCCGCCGCGGTAGAGTCGCGCATCGCGGAAGTGCTGATCCAGCACGGACAGCTCTCGCGTGCCCTCCCGTACCTACGCTCCGCGGCCGAACAAGAAGCTGCGGGCGAAGTGGAGCGTGCCCGTTTGGATGCCCTCCTTGCGCGCATCGAATCTCCCCAGGGGCAGCCGACGGCGACCGAGAGCGTCGTCGACGAGCCGCTGCCCGACGAGCTCGCACGAGTGCTCGGTCGTGAGCGCCCCAGAGTCGAGGGCCGCGTCGCGAGCTACTTCGCAGACCGCGGGTTTGGCTTCATCGCACATGGCGACGGCGGCGAGACGATCTTCTTCCACGTGAGCCACTGCGAGATCCGCGACGGAGAAGCCCTCGCGGCCGGGAACGAAGTGTCGTTCGTGGTCGGTCTGAACCAGCGGAACCGCCGACCCCAGGCCGAGAAGGTCCGGCTGCGCGCGGCGGCGCAGTAG
- a CDS encoding TIGR04283 family arsenosugar biosynthesis glycosyltransferase, protein MTPTGPWSVSVVVPALEEAHEIEAALRSVGPAGTHEIVVVDGGSADDTVARTEALGVRVVQATRGRANQMNVGAESTTGNALIFLHADTWLPADWHDQVCAALDEGAVAGRFDVDLRGASAMLRVVAAAMNRRSRWSRLYTGDQAIFVRRAVFEAVGGFEAIPVMEDLALSKRLKDEGPIASLRAKVSTSGRRWETRGVLRTITLMWWLRFAYFVGVSPDRLARLYRAVR, encoded by the coding sequence ATGACGCCGACCGGCCCGTGGTCGGTTTCCGTCGTGGTACCTGCGCTCGAGGAAGCGCACGAGATCGAGGCGGCGCTGCGCAGCGTGGGGCCGGCGGGAACGCATGAGATCGTCGTGGTCGACGGCGGGAGCGCGGACGACACGGTGGCGCGCACCGAGGCGCTGGGGGTCCGGGTGGTCCAGGCGACACGGGGCCGCGCGAACCAGATGAACGTGGGGGCCGAGTCGACCACCGGGAATGCCTTGATCTTCCTTCACGCGGACACGTGGTTGCCCGCGGACTGGCACGATCAGGTCTGTGCCGCACTCGATGAGGGTGCCGTCGCGGGCCGTTTCGACGTCGATCTGCGCGGAGCCAGTGCGATGCTTCGCGTTGTCGCGGCTGCGATGAATCGGCGATCGCGCTGGAGCCGCCTCTACACCGGGGATCAGGCGATCTTCGTGCGGCGCGCCGTGTTCGAGGCCGTCGGCGGGTTCGAGGCCATTCCTGTGATGGAGGACCTCGCACTCAGCAAGCGCCTGAAGGATGAGGGGCCGATCGCGAGTCTCCGCGCGAAGGTGAGTACGTCCGGACGGCGTTGGGAGACGCGAGGCGTCCTTCGGACGATCACCCTGATGTGGTGGCTTCGGTTCGCATACTTCGTGGGCGTCTCGCCAGACCGTTTGGCGCGGCTGTACCGCGCGGTCCGGTAG
- a CDS encoding quinone-dependent dihydroorotate dehydrogenase, producing MSESLYARIRPLLFGLGAEEAHRQAVRLSSVAGTALGWAARAGLRAAPPTSSRLERRLLGLTFPNPIGLAAGFDKNAVASHLWPALGFGFAELGTVTALAQPGNPSPRLFRLPEDEAVVNRLGFNNQGATAVEARLNASLHARPRAPVGINVGSSRVHVGDPEKELLDYRESTRRLGRYADYVAVNVSSPNTPGLRDLQEPTRLAKLVEAVCGELKLLGLGVSCPKVLVKLSPDLAEDGVPEICAAALSAGAEGFIATNTTLSREGIASPLRAEVGGLSGAPLRERSTRILSRIRFVVGPDVPIIGIGGIFTVEDVIAKLDAGADLVSLYTGMIYEGPLLARRLAIQLDRELARRGCNSVTELVGAGAKEAAAVAADAR from the coding sequence GTGAGCGAGTCCCTGTACGCGCGGATTCGTCCGCTGCTCTTCGGGCTCGGAGCGGAAGAGGCGCATCGTCAGGCGGTCCGCCTCTCAAGCGTCGCGGGAACGGCCTTGGGTTGGGCTGCACGTGCGGGCCTGCGCGCCGCTCCGCCGACGAGCTCTCGCCTGGAGAGGCGCCTCCTCGGATTGACCTTTCCGAACCCAATCGGCCTCGCCGCGGGCTTCGACAAGAACGCGGTCGCGAGCCATCTGTGGCCTGCTCTGGGTTTCGGCTTCGCCGAACTGGGAACCGTCACCGCACTCGCCCAGCCGGGGAATCCCTCGCCACGTTTGTTCCGGCTGCCCGAAGACGAGGCGGTCGTGAACCGGCTCGGGTTCAACAACCAAGGGGCGACGGCCGTCGAGGCCCGGTTGAACGCAAGCCTGCACGCGCGACCCCGCGCTCCGGTCGGAATCAACGTCGGCAGTTCTCGCGTGCACGTCGGCGATCCGGAAAAGGAACTTCTGGACTACCGCGAGTCTACCCGCCGACTCGGCCGCTACGCGGACTACGTCGCGGTAAACGTGAGTTCCCCCAATACTCCCGGACTGCGGGATCTGCAGGAGCCGACGCGTCTCGCCAAGCTCGTCGAGGCGGTATGCGGCGAGCTCAAACTGCTGGGGCTCGGCGTGAGTTGCCCGAAGGTCCTGGTGAAGCTCTCGCCGGATCTCGCCGAGGACGGCGTTCCCGAAATCTGCGCCGCCGCACTGTCGGCGGGCGCGGAAGGCTTCATCGCGACCAACACGACCCTGTCTCGCGAGGGCATCGCGAGTCCGCTGCGCGCCGAGGTCGGTGGTCTTTCGGGGGCACCGCTGCGCGAGCGGTCGACTCGAATCCTCTCGCGGATCCGCTTCGTCGTCGGGCCCGACGTACCGATCATCGGGATCGGCGGCATCTTCACGGTGGAGGACGTCATCGCGAAGCTCGACGCGGGCGCCGATCTCGTCTCGCTCTACACCGGGATGATCTACGAAGGCCCGCTCCTAGCGCGACGCCTCGCCATCCAGCTCGATCGCGAGCTGGCGCGGCGGGGCTGCAACTCGGTGACCGAGCTCGTCGGGGCCGGCGCGAAGGAAGCGGCGGCAGTCGCCGCGGACGCGCGATGA
- the grxC gene encoding glutaredoxin 3, giving the protein MSAVKIYTTPYCPYCHAAKDLLAEKGVAFTEVDVAGDFEERARLADVTGQRTVPQIFIGDESIGGYDELAALESRGQLDPLLSE; this is encoded by the coding sequence ATGTCCGCGGTCAAAATCTACACCACGCCCTACTGCCCCTACTGTCACGCTGCGAAGGATCTTCTCGCAGAAAAAGGCGTCGCATTCACTGAAGTCGACGTCGCCGGCGACTTCGAGGAGCGGGCGCGACTGGCGGACGTCACCGGGCAGCGCACGGTGCCGCAGATCTTCATCGGCGACGAGTCCATCGGCGGCTACGACGAACTCGCGGCGCTCGAGAGTCGCGGACAACTGGATCCGCTGCTGAGCGAGTGA
- the mazG gene encoding nucleoside triphosphate pyrophosphohydrolase, translating into MKDFDDLVAVMARLRAPDGCPWDREQTHSSIRKYVIEEAYEVAEAIDQGDPNELCTELGDLLLQVVFHARMAEEAGTFAVADVCQAVVQKLERRHPHVFGDVGVRDSAEVSTNWEVIKAAERGPGASAIDGVPKALPALQRAERVSEKASRTGFDWPGPAEVLEKLDEERAELAEALAGGDPERIGDELGDVLFTVANLARKLEREPELALSRAVDRFEQRFRQVESTAREAREDLGALAPEALEARWQAAKRTLAGGQTD; encoded by the coding sequence GTGAAGGATTTCGACGATCTGGTGGCGGTCATGGCCCGCCTGCGAGCCCCCGACGGCTGCCCCTGGGACCGGGAGCAGACGCACTCCTCCATCCGGAAGTACGTGATCGAGGAGGCCTACGAGGTGGCCGAAGCGATCGACCAGGGTGACCCGAACGAGCTCTGCACCGAGCTCGGTGACCTGCTCCTTCAGGTGGTCTTCCACGCCCGGATGGCCGAGGAGGCCGGCACATTTGCCGTCGCGGACGTTTGTCAGGCGGTCGTCCAGAAGCTCGAGAGGCGTCATCCCCACGTCTTCGGCGACGTCGGGGTAAGGGATTCCGCCGAGGTGTCCACGAACTGGGAAGTCATCAAGGCCGCCGAACGTGGGCCCGGCGCCTCGGCCATCGACGGGGTTCCAAAGGCCCTACCCGCCCTTCAGCGGGCGGAACGAGTCTCGGAGAAGGCGTCCCGCACAGGCTTCGACTGGCCGGGTCCGGCCGAGGTTCTGGAGAAGCTGGACGAGGAGCGGGCGGAGCTCGCGGAGGCCCTCGCCGGGGGCGATCCCGAGAGAATCGGCGACGAGCTCGGGGACGTCCTATTCACGGTGGCCAACCTCGCCCGGAAGCTCGAACGGGAGCCGGAGTTGGCCCTCAGCCGGGCCGTCGACCGGTTCGAGCAACGATTCCGGCAAGTGGAATCGACCGCACGCGAAGCGCGCGAAGACCTAGGGGCCCTTGCCCCCGAGGCCCTGGAGGCCCGCTGGCAGGCTGCAAAAAGAACCCTCGCAGGCGGTCAGACGGATTGA
- the rpsT gene encoding 30S ribosomal protein S20 encodes MANHPSAIKRHRQSIKRAARNQAIRTNVRTSVKKVRALVQSGDKAAATEAVIQVQRTLDKAVSKGVLHRKNASRRAARLARHVDALS; translated from the coding sequence ATGGCGAATCACCCATCAGCGATCAAACGGCACCGTCAGTCCATCAAGCGCGCAGCCCGGAATCAGGCGATCCGGACCAACGTGCGGACTTCGGTGAAAAAGGTGCGCGCCCTCGTCCAGTCGGGCGACAAGGCGGCCGCGACCGAAGCGGTCATCCAGGTACAGCGCACACTGGACAAGGCTGTCTCGAAGGGTGTTCTGCATCGCAAGAACGCCTCTCGCCGAGCCGCTCGCCTCGCGCGTCACGTCGACGCGTTGAGCTGA
- the holA gene encoding DNA polymerase III subunit delta produces MSTKRQSAAKGGAAKAKAKPKPKRDSAKALLLAGDSYLVRERLAALQKDAVGDPPAFGAAETIYGDRTDLESICVAVMTLPLMGTRFVALRQPEKLREDVQKGVAALLDDIPPQTRFVVVSEAPDMRKTLFAALKKQGDVEMLGMGSKRDGSRARGELIDAAAGLAKERSVQLTREALAVFVDFIQDDTSRMVNELEKLSLRFGDNKVEPRQVLESLGGERALTAFALEGALRERRIGRAIAELRRSLAQGERPEMIVGQLAGALRALLRARALLDSGLDESAAMKAFGGGRGYFVVPRARNFRRGELVRALRQLGQVDVAAKTGHGDPAAGLERMLLQLNAST; encoded by the coding sequence CTGAGTACGAAGCGCCAGTCGGCCGCCAAGGGCGGCGCTGCCAAGGCCAAGGCAAAGCCCAAGCCGAAACGCGACTCGGCCAAGGCGCTCCTCCTTGCGGGCGATTCGTATCTCGTCCGAGAAAGACTCGCCGCGCTTCAGAAGGATGCCGTCGGCGACCCGCCGGCCTTCGGCGCGGCCGAGACGATCTACGGGGACCGTACCGACCTCGAGTCGATCTGCGTCGCGGTCATGACCCTGCCCCTCATGGGCACCCGGTTCGTCGCGCTGCGGCAGCCGGAGAAGCTCAGAGAAGACGTCCAGAAGGGCGTCGCGGCGCTGCTGGACGACATCCCTCCCCAGACCCGTTTCGTCGTGGTCAGCGAAGCGCCGGACATGCGGAAGACCCTCTTTGCGGCACTGAAGAAGCAGGGCGACGTCGAGATGCTCGGGATGGGTTCCAAACGCGACGGAAGCCGTGCGCGGGGCGAGCTGATCGATGCGGCGGCCGGCCTCGCGAAGGAGCGCTCGGTTCAGTTGACCCGTGAGGCACTGGCCGTCTTCGTGGACTTCATCCAAGACGATACGTCGCGGATGGTGAACGAGCTCGAGAAGCTCTCGCTGCGGTTCGGCGACAACAAGGTCGAGCCGAGGCAGGTTCTCGAGAGCCTCGGAGGCGAGCGCGCTCTCACCGCCTTCGCGCTCGAGGGGGCGCTGCGTGAGCGGCGCATCGGTCGTGCGATCGCGGAGCTTCGCAGGTCGCTCGCGCAGGGAGAGCGACCAGAAATGATCGTGGGGCAGCTGGCGGGCGCGCTCCGTGCGTTGCTGCGTGCCCGGGCGCTCCTGGATTCGGGGCTCGACGAATCAGCCGCGATGAAGGCCTTCGGCGGCGGTCGCGGCTACTTCGTAGTCCCGCGGGCGCGGAACTTCCGCCGGGGGGAGCTGGTTCGTGCGCTACGCCAGCTCGGTCAGGTCGACGTCGCCGCCAAGACCGGGCATGGAGACCCTGCCGCGGGTTTGGAGAGGATGCTGCTTCAGCTCAACGCGTCGACGTGA